The following is a genomic window from Patescibacteria group bacterium.
AACATTTTCTCCATCACTAGTAGATTCAGCAACATTGATTTGAATAGTATTTGAACTGATAGGTGAATTACCAAGAAAAGTCAATTTTGCATTATAAACACCTGGATTTTCATATGTATGTTTTGGAGATTTCAGATTTGTGAAACTAGCTGATCCTTGCTGATCTCCAAACACCCATCCGTAAGAAGCTGAGTTAATGCTACCTTCTTTAATACCAAATTGAACTTCGCAAGGCGCTTTATCGCATGATGTAGGGGTTGCTGTAATCGTCGCTGCTTGTCCTACTGGAGTTGGCGTTGTTGCTGTCGCTGAAGTTGTAGCTACCTTAAATTTTAAATTAGTTAAAATCAAATCAGAAGGTAACGTTACTACTGCAATCGATCTTAACTCAAAATCACCACCAGCGATATAGTTTTCTTTTTGATAGTTTGAAATACCTGGTTCTTTAGAAGCAAAAGGGCTCATTAAAAAATCATCATAAAGTTCTGCATTATAAGCATGTCTGGCTAATTCTTGATCAGTAATACGCGTATAGTCATTTTGAAACTCAATATTTGAAGAAACATTATTCTGATTCAAAAACAAAACTTTATTTTGAGCAAGACCATCTGTATTATTGCCTGGTGTATAAAATATCCCTTTTACTTCTTCTCCTCCAAGAAGTGGTTTACTTTTTACAACATTAGGAAGACTCTTGGAAATATCCTTATTATATTGATATGCCACAGCCCATTTCAATTTTTTACTTTTTAGTAAGCTGTCGTCTGGAACATTATAAGAAAATGAAAAACCATCTGTCGTTTTTGTGTTAGAAATTGGCACAAAATTCCAAGACTCTCCATCGTCAAAACTAAAATATAGTTGGACTTGTGATTTTATTACTTGATCATCATTATATTTCAAGAAACCTTCTACATTTTTTATTACATTATTTTCATTTTTTATTTTTCCTGCAAGAGTATTTATTATATTATCAGAACTAATGCTTCCTGAAATTTCACCAATGTAATCTTTTGATGTAACTAATCTATTAGTATATTTATTAGCAAAAAAACTTTTTGTTGTGCCAATTCCAGCTGTTGTAGTATTATCAAAAGTATATTTCTCAGTTGGTTGAGAAACATTTTGCCCTGGATTAACATCAATGACAATATTCAATACATCCGTGTTTGATTTATCGCACAAATTCATAAAAACACCAGCAGCACCTGGCATAACTGGCCATACAGATCCATTATTTTGTACGATTAATTTGGTTGGATCTGTTACCCATCGTACTAAATCTGATAATTTTACATCAGGTTTATTCTTAATTAGTGTTTTTAAATCTATATTTGATCCTTTTAAATTAAAAGTACTTGAATTCAAATCAACATTGTTGCCATTAATTTTCAGCTTTATGAAATTTTCGAATTTTGTTGCGTTATTAGATAAATCACTAGTATTTATATGATAATAATTTTGATAATCCGGATCACTTGAATGCTGTAAGGCTTCACTATCAACATAAAGTTCTACTGTATCTATTGCATCCTTTAACTGTTTCGGACAAATATTATTTTGTTCTCTATTCGAAAAACTTTTATCCGTACTTGGTAGAATTAATTTATCATCTCTGTCGCTACTATCTCGAATATTTAATGCTTCTTTTTTCAGATTCATATGATCTACTTTTCCAAAACTTTCATTTATGTATTCAGATGAAAATGTTGGCGCGACCGCAAAATTCCAAATCGCAAAACCAATTCCAGCTAAAGCTGCTACTCCCGCGACAATACCCACAATCAAGCCGGTTTTTGACCGAGTCTTGACACTTGTATCAGTTGTCATTTGTTTTAATTAATTTATTATTTAAAAATTTAATAAAAAATAAAAATTTTTATTCAAATATTTACAAATATATTTTGCAATCAAACTTAAAATTGACTGAATATATTATATCATAAAAAATGAAACATCATATCAACAGCTTTAACAATTCGTATTTTTATTTTAAAACATTTGTAAATTCATCGCTCTTTAAGAAATCCTCTTTAATTTGTGGGATTGTCTTATTGCTTTCTGCCCAATAATCAACTCCAGCAACATCAGCAGGCCTTGAATACAATGTTTCATATAGTTCAGCAATTGCTGCTTTTCTGCCATTATCTTTTTCAATTGTTTCTAGTCTATTATTGTATTCAAAACTATTTGCCAAATCTTCGCGCATTCTTTTTTGAGAATCCTTGAAAGTATCAACTAAATAATTTACACCGCCTTGATCACCACCACGTTTCAAAACAACATTGTAAGAAAATTCTGCATTCGCTTCATTTTTTGCTGCAAATAATTCTTGCAATTCATTTCTTGATTCAGTGCTTGCGCTAATTGCAAATTTTACGCCTTCTCTGGAAATTCTATCTCTGGATCTTATTTTTGTCATTTGTCGATACCAATAATTTACTCCATCATCATCTGCGAATTTATACAAATTATCGTCATAAATTCTATCTAAACTTTTTTTATATAGCCAAGTTACTAATTTTTTAGTTACTTTTTTCTTATTTAAATAATTATTAAATTCTTTGTATTTTCGATCATTTAACATCATAAATCTAATGCCAGGCAAGGTGATATTAGTATCGTACCAGAAATTTACGCCGCCATCTTGGACTTTTGCAAAATCATATTCTTTATTTAAATCATATTTTCTATCAAAGATCCAATTGTAATAATAGAGGATTGTTCTTTTTCTATTTAAAGTTAAAAATGTACCAAGAGTTGTTTTCTTTTCGCTATCCAAGAAAATTCCTTTATCTCCAATAGAAAAGCGATAATAATATTTCATTCTGCCATCATTAAAGCCATCTTGATTAAATCCATCTTTTTCACCGCCTTGTAAATCTCTTAATACCGCATAATATTTATTTGCTTTACTATCAAAATATACCTTTGCATTTTTATCAAGATTATTCTTGTCAGTTCCATAATTAAATTTAAGATTATTGCTATCAAGAGCATTATCTAGTTTATTATTTGCATCAGTATCATTGCCAGAAATCTCTGCAATAACTCGATTTGCGCCTCTATAGATGTATGTTGTTGTACCGGAAATATCACCATTTGGATTTGGATCATTTGGATCAGGTAATGGAGGATTAGGATCACCAGGTCCGTCAGGTCCATCAGGATCAACTTCGTCAGTTTTTGTAGCTGTGTAAGAAATATCTAAGT
Proteins encoded in this region:
- a CDS encoding PKD domain-containing protein produces the protein MTTDTSVKTRSKTGLIVGIVAGVAALAGIGFAIWNFAVAPTFSSEYINESFGKVDHMNLKKEALNIRDSSDRDDKLILPSTDKSFSNREQNNICPKQLKDAIDTVELYVDSEALQHSSDPDYQNYYHINTSDLSNNATKFENFIKLKINGNNVDLNSSTFNLKGSNIDLKTLIKNKPDVKLSDLVRWVTDPTKLIVQNNGSVWPVMPGAAGVFMNLCDKSNTDVLNIVIDVNPGQNVSQPTEKYTFDNTTTAGIGTTKSFFANKYTNRLVTSKDYIGEISGSISSDNIINTLAGKIKNENNVIKNVEGFLKYNDDQVIKSQVQLYFSFDDGESWNFVPISNTKTTDGFSFSYNVPDDSLLKSKKLKWAVAYQYNKDISKSLPNVVKSKPLLGGEEVKGIFYTPGNNTDGLAQNKVLFLNQNNVSSNIEFQNDYTRITDQELARHAYNAELYDDFLMSPFASKEPGISNYQKENYIAGGDFELRSIAVVTLPSDLILTNLKFKVATTSATATTPTPVGQAATITATPTSCDKAPCEVQFGIKEGSINSASYGWVFGDQQGSASFTNLKSPKHTYENPGVYNAKLTFLGNSPISSNTIQINVAESTSDGENVGDQVDPGTQNPSDIETDTTGMQGLPNVSVTATNIFRGSDRVIVKILGNDDNSKNEVKTAFDAKTLTFKYGTDKNNLNKEAEVRYDDKANQYYVVLRKLEGGEKQGFNDNGFTDGRMKYYYRFMVGDKGLYVDSNKTTTLASFKTLNRMRTVLYYYNWIFDRNYDLTKDYDWNKEQNGGVKFWYDTNLSLPGIRFAMINDRKFKVFDETLDKKKKNMNLVTWLYKKILDRIYDDNLYKFAGEGADFWLSQMTDIAEADRLNKSAVKYGISVSNEYRDQLAEMAASENEAQAEFAYIVVLKRAGDKNGVKYLMDTFDSQLGMRENLFNSQEYNQRLIDIEKASGKKGAITELYETIYARPADKAGVDYWDSTGQSIPEIKAEFLNSDEFRTAASE